A stretch of Panthera uncia isolate 11264 chromosome A1 unlocalized genomic scaffold, Puncia_PCG_1.0 HiC_scaffold_16, whole genome shotgun sequence DNA encodes these proteins:
- the LOC125934187 gene encoding LOW QUALITY PROTEIN: transcription factor BTF3-like (The sequence of the model RefSeq protein was modified relative to this genomic sequence to represent the inferred CDS: deleted 1 base in 1 codon): MKETVKNQEKLTKLQAQLRVGGKGSAPRKKKVVHRTATADDKKLQFSLKKSGVNNISGIEEVGMFTNHGTVTHFNNPKVQASLAVITFTMTGHAETKQLTEMLPIILNQLGADSLTRLRRLAEALPKQSVDGKAPLATGEDNDDKVPDLTENFDEASKNEAEMSQLLKKINLKKLLGAAILYYDCFLKILFMDLINSRSLIFLSPSLLDTAALFSFCLYTIHSLQLIKLKKPGNKV; encoded by the exons ATGAAAGAAACTGTCAAGAACCAAGAGAAACTCACCAAACTGCAAGCACAATTGCGCGTTGGTGGGAAAGGAAGTGCTCCCCGAAAGAAGAAGGTGGTTCATAGAACAGCTACAGCAGATGAT AAAAAACTTCAGTTCTCCTTAAAGAAGTCAGGGGTAAACAATATCTCTGGTATTGAAGAAGTGGGTATGTTCACAAACCACGGAACAGTGACCCACTTTAACAACCCTAAAGTTCAGGCATCCCTGGCAGTGATCACTTTCACCATGACAGGCCACGCTGAGACAAAGCAGCTGACAGAAATGCTGCCCATTATCTTAAACCAACTTGGTGCAGACAGTCTGACTAGGTTAAGAAGGCTGGCTGAAGCTCTGCCCAAACAATCTGTGGATGGAAAGGCACCACTTGCTACCGGAGAGGATAATGATGATAAAGTTCCAGATCTTACGGAGAATTTTGATGAAGCTTCCAAGAATGAAGCAGAGATGAGTCAACTTCTGAAGAAGATAAACTTGAAGAAGTTACTGGGAGCTGCTATTTTATATtatgactgctttttaaaaattttgttcatgGATCTGATAAATTCTAGATCTCTAATATTTTTAAGCCCAAGCCTCTTGGACACTGCAgctcttttcagtttttgcttataCACAATTCATTCTTTGCAGCTAATTAAGCTGAAGAAGCCTGGGAATAAAGTTTGA